From the genome of Amyelois transitella isolate CPQ chromosome 16, ilAmyTran1.1, whole genome shotgun sequence, one region includes:
- the LOC106136027 gene encoding ubiquitin-like protein 7, translating to MESQTCIFLGIKVKPGPIIRHKIENFPLDNTVVSLKSEAEKETSVPSASLELIHHGKILKDNATLQDSGVKNGETIHVVKKKEPTTQPPPPTHTDVELQQLNTTLRTLGCTPNAPGWTRAMQLLNDESAMAEIVEQAPSLGEDCVMLSILHEVELLAALGANVTTMRRGAETHPELPRALRHLTRLVYARTNATASNDNALTSGFAYSLEALSEDEDADEEDNEEGERTPITYEQLTAAVQAAEAASSSRGRQDSLLRLLQAADRSAPDAAQPAASGGARAVITPEMFREAITEAIASNRPRPASDTPMEQSNAPSSSQSPPAGPEDYSAALQRMHEMGLRDDALNVRALIICEGDVNAAINLVFSGAIGDD from the exons ATGGAGAGCCAAACCTGTATATTTTTAGGGATCAAGGTTAAGCCTGGACCCATTATACGCCATAAGATTGAGAATTTTCCACTTGATAATACTGTAGTAAGTCTTAAATCTGAGGCTGAAAAAGAAACAAGTGTGCCATCTGCATCTTTAG AATTGATCCATCATGGGAAGATTCTTAAGGACAACGCCACTCTTCAAGACAGCGGTGTCAAGAACGGGGAGACAATTCACgtagtgaagaaaaaagaGCCCACTACGCAACCTCCTCCTCCAACTCACACTGATGTAGAGTTACAACAACTGAATACAACTCTCAGAACGCTGGGATGCACACCTAATGCACCTGGATGGACAAGAGCTATGCAG TTGTTGAATGATGAATCTGCCATGGCAGAAATAGTGGAACAGGCTCCATCTCTTGGTGAAGACTGTGTGATGTTATCAATTCTTCACGAGGTGGAGTTGCTAGCAGCCCTGGGTGCTAATGTGACCACAATGCGACGAGGTGCTGAAACGCATCCCGAACTACCACGAGCATTGAGACACCTGACAAGGCTAGTGTATGCACGGACCAATGCTACTGCCAGTAATGATAATG CCCTTACCTCCGGGTTTGCATACTCGCTGGAAGCCTTATCAGAGGACGAGGACGCTGATGAAGAAGACAACGAGGAGGGTGAACGCACACCGATCACTTACGAGCAACTGACAGCTGCTGTGCAG GCAGCGGAGGCTGCGTCGAGCAGTCGCGGGCGGCAGGACAGCTTGCTGCGCTTGCTGCAGGCCGCCGACCGCTCCGCGCCCGACGCCGCCCAGCCAGCCGCATCAG GTGGTGCACGTGCCGTGATCACGCCCGAGATGTTCCGCGAGGCGATCACAGAAGCAATCGCCTCCAACCGTCCGCGTCCCGCCTCCGACACGCCCATGGAGCAGAGCAACGCAC CGTCGTCGTCCCAGAGCCCGCCGGCGGGGCCGGAGGACTACTCGGCGGCGCTGCAGCGCATGCACGAGATGGGGCTCCGCGACGACGCGCTCAACGTGCGCGCGCTCATCATCTGCGAGG gtgATGTGAATGCAGCCATCAACCTGGTATTCAGCGGAGCCATCGGAGACGACTAA
- the LOC106136050 gene encoding uncharacterized protein LOC106136050, with amino-acid sequence MDASTAEHSDSDSGESWTLLEASPTYTDEDSKPNENAPDVVPASGDATDSNCEKDDDTDGISIISDSEPESPFPCEVSSHRCLLEEDRPEQENSQFIPTSHLSTTPNNIDQQSMRNEDDFLGDSSGKHRTYVHRRNKRLSMVLNIIVLGSVITAAGVAIGHMWGAKNECNFQAAPSVNKILSNLYKLQEENAYLRSKLKELTLLNNIQMQQRKTGLDKLHSKQNKCKKVFEASLNNKNVDKYTKCVEHDDNNQNSHLVQPEYEREFLADVNRLALVYEQNKSWLDEEITKRLKHEKQLNSKNKHVKEKVEKVLRDNLEIPLETITELPYIETNASELPVTDNTNVLGKPDVIELSPATKVSYADSLQSNNKHKKTEKHNVSKYDEKEFKERVQKRKVKRSIETVSEQNLSEEEIKKDDRYTGHKNRQEKKKNDRQKSHKKQKRRNKYEQWEMKGGYMKDYDDFSVTSQDPEIVYINIDKNRVNENTESDNISKLSRNPENKKSGVVDIGTEKVPEKHIKGANWYDNRAVIRMEARKKLQTELFGEVSPNTAGWYFRRMRRREQCRAKNENSTHRKFPKRNLNFKTKH; translated from the exons ATGGACGCTTCTACCGCGGAACATAGTGATTCAGACTCTGGGGAGAGTTGGACATTGTTAGAAGCTTCTCCAACGTACACTGATGAGGACTCGAAACCGAATGAAAATGCACCAGATGTCGTACCAGCTTCAGG tgatGCTACAGATTCGAACTGCGAAAAAGATGACGACACCGATGGTATATCGATAATTAGCGACAGCGAACCGGAATCGCCGTTCCCTTGCGAAGTGAGCTCACACAGGTGTCTGCTCGAGGAAGACCGTCCAGAACAAGAGAATAGCCAGTTCATTCCCACAAGTCATTTATCCACAACTCCTAATAACATAGATCAGCAATCTATGAGAAATGAGGACGATTTTCTGGGAGACAGCAGTGGCAAACATAGAACTTATGTACACAGAAGAAATAAGAGGCTGAGTATGGTACTAAACATAATTGTTTTGGGCAGTGTTATCACAGCTGCTGGGGTAGCCATCGGTCACATGTGGGGTGCCAAAAATGAATGCAATTTCCAAGCTGCTCCCTCagttaacaaaatattgtcCAACCTTTACAAGTTACAAGAAGAAAATGCTTACTTACGTAGCAAATTGAAAGAATTGACATTGTTAAACAATATACAAATGCAACAGAGAAAAACAGGCTTGGATAAATTGCACTCCAAACAGAACAAGTGCAAGAAAGTATTTGAAGCAtcattgaataataaaaatgttgataaGTATACAAAATGTGTAGAACATGATGATAATAACCAAAATTCCCATTTGGTACAGCCTGAATATGAAAGAGAATTTCTGGCTGATGTGAACAGATTGGCTCTAGTGTATGAACAAAACAAGAGTTGGCTGGATGAGGAAATAACTAAACGCTTGAAACATGAAAAACAATTGAACAGTAAAAATAAGcatgtaaaagaaaaagttgagAAAGTTTTAAGAGACAATTTGGAAATTCCCCTAGAAACAATTACAGAACTGCCTTATATTGAGACAAATGCATCAGAACTCCCAGTAACTGACAATACAAATGTTCTCGGCAAGCCAGATGTTATTGAACTTTCCCCGGCAACAAAGGTCAGTTATGCTGACTCACTCCaatctaataataaacacaaaaaaactGAGAAACATAATGTAAGCAAATATGATGAAAAAGAATTCAAAGAAAGAGTTCAAAAgcgtaaagtaaaaagaagtATTGAAACAGTTTCTGAGCAAAATCTAAGTgaggaagaaataaaaaaggatgATAGATACACTGGGCACAAAAACAgacaagaaaaaaagaaaaatgatcGCCAAAAGTCACATAAAAAGCAGAAAAGGAGAAATAAATATGAGCAGTGGGAAATGAAGGGCGGATATATGAAAGATTATGATGACTTTTCAGTAACTTCACAGGATCCAGAGATAGTATATATTAACATTGATAAAAATAGGGTAAATGAAAATACAGAAAGTgataatatttctaaattatcCAGGAATCCAGAAAACAAAAAGTCCGGAGTCGTCGATATTGGTACCGAAAAGGTACCTGAGAAACATATTAAAGGCGCCAACTGGTACGATAACAGGGCGGTAATTCGAATGGAAGCGAGGAAGAAATTACAAACTGAGTTGTTTGGTGAAGTGAGTCCGAACACTGCAGGCTGGTATTTCCGGCGCATGCGCCGTCGCGAACAATGCCGTGCGAAAAATGAAAATTCGACACATAGAAAATTTCCTAAACGCAACTTgaactttaaaacaaaacattaa
- the LOC106136047 gene encoding 2-oxoglutarate and iron-dependent oxygenase domain-containing protein 3 has translation MQEIKKRNIRDGNDLSEKNKEQLVENDKIIRDPGQPSCKKNLSLRVFSRMVVISSLLIVVYFSTKEEKIKIFARQTDILVGKGEILECSSEYLKDVDKYEGCFPKECKRFVTDKVISIRETEELLTIAQKELQLKSSTEGITTVEFSNNLNVYQITKEKIKYAIVHHFGVEPSKIYMARPALLSAIKPISHKKTSTTFNNYWDPRTDNDLHKSFHYTAVLYLGDYDKDFRGGRFVFVDKKANKTIEPRKSRLSMFTSGSENRYYIERVTSGIKYSLTFYFTCDKQFNV, from the exons AtgcaagaaattaaaaaaagaaatatacgtGACGGAAACGATCTAtcagagaaaaataaagaacagctagtagaaaatgataaaattataagagaCCCTGGCCAACC atcttgtaaaaaaaacttatctcTTAGAGTGTTTTCTCGAATGGTAGTTATTTCCTCACTATTGattgtagtttatttttcaactaaagaagaaaaaataaaaatatttgctcGCCAAACTGATATATTAGTGGGAAAAGGCGAAATACTTGAATGCTCCTCAGAATACCTTAAGGATGTAGACAAATATGAAGGATGTTTCCCCAAAGAATGTAAAAGATTTGTAACTGACAAAGTTATATCAATCAGAGAAACTGAAGAATTGTTAACAATAGCACAGAAAGAATTACAACTCAAAAGCTCTACCGAAGGAATCACCACTGTTGAATTTTCAAACAATCTAAATGTTTATCAG ATAACGaaagagaaaattaaatatgctATAGTACATCATTTTGGAGTTGAAccaagtaaaatttatatggCTCGTCCAGCTTTACTCTCTGCAATCAAACCAATTTCTCATAAAAAGACCTCAacaacttttaataattattgggATCCCCGTACTGATAAT GATCTCCACAAATCTTTTCACTACACAGCTGTACTCTACTTGGGTGATTATGATAAAGATTTCAGAGGAGGTCGCTTCgtttttgttgataaaaaagcaaataaaactaTCGAGCCTCGGAAAAGTCGTCTTAGTATGTTTACAAGTGGGAGCGAAAACCGATATTATATTGAAAGGGTAACTTCTGGCATTAAATACTCATTGACATTCTATTTTACGTGTGataaacaatttaatgtataa